A region from the Camelus ferus isolate YT-003-E chromosome 1, BCGSAC_Cfer_1.0, whole genome shotgun sequence genome encodes:
- the HTR3C gene encoding 5-hydroxytryptamine receptor 3C isoform X1, which produces MEGGWPSRGGFLLCLTVSLLLQGTGDTFTINCSGFDQHGVDPATFQAVFDRKAFRPVTNLSLPTQVNISFTLSAILEVDIHRQLLTSFLWITMTWDNPFISWNPEECVGSHKVTVLAENLWLPDILIMESMDVDGAPAGLIAYVSSGGQIQYDRPVKVTSICNLDIFYFPFDQQNCTLTFRSFLYTVDSMLLGMAQELWMITDMSRNVIQTQGEWELLDIKKATPKMLMGRSLYDQITFYVAIRRRPRLYVINLLLPSSFLMAIDSLSFFLPAESENRAPFKITLLLGYNVFLLMMNDLLPASGTPLISVYFALCLSLMVVSLLETIFITYLLHLATTQPPPMPHWLHSLLLRCTSPRKCCPAGPQKGNTGLGLSPAHLPGVKEPVELVGKVPGPKEAELNGCPGSTRAQQEDEAQKQHLVSLWVQFSRVMDTLLFHLYLLFMATSMTTVIILWNT; this is translated from the exons ATGGAAGGGGGGTGGCCCTCTAGGGGGGGATTTCTCCTCTGCCTCACTGTCAGCCTTCTGCTTCAAG GAACAGGAGACACTTTCACCATCAACTGCTCAGGCTTTGACCAGCATGGGGTGGATCCTGCCACCTTCCAAGCAGTGTTTGACAGAAAGGCTTTCCGTCCAGTCACCAACCTCAGCCTCCCGACTCAAGTCAACATCTCCTTCACCCTGTCTGCCATCCTGGAAGTG GACATACACCGCCAGCTTCTGACATCATTCCTGTGGATTACTATG ACATGGGACAATCCTTTCATCAGCTGGAACCCAGAAGAGTGTGTTGGCAGCCATAAGGTCACCGTGTTAGCTGAGAACCTGTGGCTCCCAGACATCCTCATCATGGAATC CATGGATGTGGATGGGGCACCTGCAGGTCTCATCGCATATGTCAGCAGCGGAGGTCAAATACAGTACGACAGGCCCGTGAAGGTGACAAGCATCTGTAACCTGGACATCTTCTACTTCCcttttgaccaacagaactgCACGCTCACCTTCAGGTCCTTCCTCTACACAG TGGACAGCATGCTCCTGGGCATGGCCCAGGAACTGTGGATGATAACAGACATGTCTCGTAACGTCATTCAGACCCAGGGGGAGTGGGAGCTCCTGGACATCAAAAAGGCTACCCCCAAGATGTTGATGGGCAGAAGTCTATATGACCAGATCACGTTCTAT gtGGCCATCAGGCGCAGGCCCAGACTCTACGTCATCAACCTTCTGTTGCCCAGTAGTTTTCTGATGGCCATTGACTCCCTCAGCTTCTTCCTGCCGGCAGAAAGCGAGAACCGTGCCCCATTCAAGATAACCCTTCTGCTGGGCTACAACGTCTTCCTGCTCATGATGAATGACTTACTCCCGGCCAGTGGCACCCCACTCATCA GTGTCTACTTTGCCCTGTGTCTGTCGCTGATGGTGGTCAGCCTGCTGGAGACCATCTTCATCACCTACCTGCTGCACCTGGccaccacccagcccccacccatgCCTCACTGGCTCCATTCCCTACTTCTGCGCTGCACCAGCCCAAGGAAGTGCTGCCCTGCTGGGCCCCAGAAGGGAAACACCGGCCTGGGCCTCAGCCCCGCCCACCTGCCTG GTGTGAAGGAGCCCGTGGAGTTGGTGGGGAAGGTGCCAGGTCCGAAAGAGGCAGAGTTAAATGGGTGCCCTGGGTCAACGAGGGCCCAGCAGGAAGACGAGGCTCAGAAGCAGCACTTGGTCAGCCTGTGGGTGCAGTTCAGCCGTGTGATGGACACCCTGCTCTTCCACCTCTACCTGCTCTTCATGGCCACCTCCATGACTACCGTCATCATCCTCTGGAACACCTAG
- the LOC102509173 gene encoding LOW QUALITY PROTEIN: 5-hydroxytryptamine receptor 3D (The sequence of the model RefSeq protein was modified relative to this genomic sequence to represent the inferred CDS: inserted 3 bases in 2 codons; substituted 2 bases at 2 genomic stop codons), which produces MERGWLRGEGFLLCLIFYLLLQDAQLQLMTSFLWLNMVXEWNPKECGGIRKLSMAAENLWLPDIFIEEFMDVDKTPTGLMAXMSTVMVASNTTSQCGWSASATWTSSTSPLMNRTARSPSALSSTQVTWAWIRMCRRFXKHHRTSFGARXEWVLQGIHQRMKKTAMGTNEYDQIIFHVAIRRRPRLYVINLLVPSSFLMAIDALSFFLPAESGNRAPFKMTLLLGYNVFLLMMNDLLPAKETKSLGRCLWPSYRPAFPPGVYFALCLSLMVVSLLETIFITYLLHLATTQPPPMPHWLHSLLLRCTSPRKCCPAGPQKGNTGLGLSPAHLPGVKEPVELVGKVPGPKEAELNRCPESTRAQQEDEAQKQHLVSLWVQFSRVMDTLLFRLYLLFMATSIITVIVLWNT; this is translated from the exons ATGGAAAGAGGCTGGCTCCGTGGGGAAGgattccttctctgcctcattttctacCTGCTGC TCCAGGATGCACAGCTTCAACTGATGACATCATTCCTGTGGCTGAATATGGTATGAGA GTGGAACCCAAAGGAATGCGGGGGCATCAGGAAACTCAGCATGGCAGCTGAGAACTTGTGGCTTCCAGATATCTTCATCGAGGAGTT CATGGATGTGGATAAGACACCTACAGGTCTCATGGC TATGTCAACAGTGATGGTCGCATCAAATACAACAAGCCAATGCGGGTGGTCAGCATCTGCAACCTGGACATCTTCTACTTCCCCTTTGATGAACAGAACTGCACGTTCACCTTCAGCTCTTTCATCTACACAGGTGA CCTGGGCATGGATAAGGATGTGCAGGAGATTTTGAAAACATCACAGAACATCATTTGGAGCAA GGGAGTGGGTACTTCAGGGTATCCATCAAAGAATGAAGAAGACGGCTATGGGCACCAATGAGTATGACCAAATCATCTTCCAT GTGGCCATCAGGCGCAGGCCCAGACTCTACGTCATCAACCTTCTGGTGCCCAGCAGTTTTCTGATGGCCATCGATGCCCTCAGCTTCTTCCTGCCGGCAGAAAGCGGGAACCGTGCCCCATTCAAGATGACCCTTCTGCTGGGCTACAACGTCTTCCTGCTCATGATGAATGACTTACTCCCGGCCA aggaaacaaaaagtcTTGGGAGGTGTCTCTGGCCCTCATACAggcctgccttccctccaggTGTCTACTTTGCCCTGTGTCTGTCGCTGATGGTGGTCAGCCTGCTGGAGACCATCTTCATCACCTACCTGCTGCACCTGGccaccacccagcccccacccatgCCTCACTGGCTCCATTCCCTGCTTCTGCGCTGCACCAGCCCAAGGAAGTGCTGCCCTGCTGGGCCCCAGAAGGGAAACACCGGCCTGGGCCTCAGCCCCGCCCACCTGCCTG gTGTGAAGGAGCCCGTGGAGTTGGTGGGGAAGGTGCCAGGTCCAAAAGAGGCAGAGTTAAATAGGTGCCCTGAGTCAACGAGGGCCCAGCAGGAAGACGAGGCTCAGAAGCAGCACTTGGTCAGCCTGTGGGTACAATTCAGCCGCGTGATGGACACCCTGCTCTTCCGCCTCTACCTGCTCTTCATGGCCACctccatcatcactgtcatcgtCCTCTGGAACACCTAG
- the HTR3C gene encoding 5-hydroxytryptamine receptor 3C isoform X2 produces MRSLLSTGTGDTFTINCSGFDQHGVDPATFQAVFDRKAFRPVTNLSLPTQVNISFTLSAILEVTWDNPFISWNPEECVGSHKVTVLAENLWLPDILIMESMDVDGAPAGLIAYVSSGGQIQYDRPVKVTSICNLDIFYFPFDQQNCTLTFRSFLYTVDSMLLGMAQELWMITDMSRNVIQTQGEWELLDIKKATPKMLMGRSLYDQITFYVAIRRRPRLYVINLLLPSSFLMAIDSLSFFLPAESENRAPFKITLLLGYNVFLLMMNDLLPASGTPLISVYFALCLSLMVVSLLETIFITYLLHLATTQPPPMPHWLHSLLLRCTSPRKCCPAGPQKGNTGLGLSPAHLPGVKEPVELVGKVPGPKEAELNGCPGSTRAQQEDEAQKQHLVSLWVQFSRVMDTLLFHLYLLFMATSMTTVIILWNT; encoded by the exons ATGAGGTCTCTGCTCTCTACAGGAACAGGAGACACTTTCACCATCAACTGCTCAGGCTTTGACCAGCATGGGGTGGATCCTGCCACCTTCCAAGCAGTGTTTGACAGAAAGGCTTTCCGTCCAGTCACCAACCTCAGCCTCCCGACTCAAGTCAACATCTCCTTCACCCTGTCTGCCATCCTGGAAGTG ACATGGGACAATCCTTTCATCAGCTGGAACCCAGAAGAGTGTGTTGGCAGCCATAAGGTCACCGTGTTAGCTGAGAACCTGTGGCTCCCAGACATCCTCATCATGGAATC CATGGATGTGGATGGGGCACCTGCAGGTCTCATCGCATATGTCAGCAGCGGAGGTCAAATACAGTACGACAGGCCCGTGAAGGTGACAAGCATCTGTAACCTGGACATCTTCTACTTCCcttttgaccaacagaactgCACGCTCACCTTCAGGTCCTTCCTCTACACAG TGGACAGCATGCTCCTGGGCATGGCCCAGGAACTGTGGATGATAACAGACATGTCTCGTAACGTCATTCAGACCCAGGGGGAGTGGGAGCTCCTGGACATCAAAAAGGCTACCCCCAAGATGTTGATGGGCAGAAGTCTATATGACCAGATCACGTTCTAT gtGGCCATCAGGCGCAGGCCCAGACTCTACGTCATCAACCTTCTGTTGCCCAGTAGTTTTCTGATGGCCATTGACTCCCTCAGCTTCTTCCTGCCGGCAGAAAGCGAGAACCGTGCCCCATTCAAGATAACCCTTCTGCTGGGCTACAACGTCTTCCTGCTCATGATGAATGACTTACTCCCGGCCAGTGGCACCCCACTCATCA GTGTCTACTTTGCCCTGTGTCTGTCGCTGATGGTGGTCAGCCTGCTGGAGACCATCTTCATCACCTACCTGCTGCACCTGGccaccacccagcccccacccatgCCTCACTGGCTCCATTCCCTACTTCTGCGCTGCACCAGCCCAAGGAAGTGCTGCCCTGCTGGGCCCCAGAAGGGAAACACCGGCCTGGGCCTCAGCCCCGCCCACCTGCCTG GTGTGAAGGAGCCCGTGGAGTTGGTGGGGAAGGTGCCAGGTCCGAAAGAGGCAGAGTTAAATGGGTGCCCTGGGTCAACGAGGGCCCAGCAGGAAGACGAGGCTCAGAAGCAGCACTTGGTCAGCCTGTGGGTGCAGTTCAGCCGTGTGATGGACACCCTGCTCTTCCACCTCTACCTGCTCTTCATGGCCACCTCCATGACTACCGTCATCATCCTCTGGAACACCTAG